AACGAGGAGACCTGGCTCGAGAAGATCGACGATGAGGAGCTCTACTGGCGCGCCGGTCCCAAGCTCTTCGGGCGTTGCGTGACCTGCCACTCGCTTGACGGCACGGTCGGTGTCGGTCCGACTTGGAAGGGGCTCTGGGCGAAGACCACCGGTGGGGCGGGCAGCGATGGCCTGGTTCTCAACTCACGCACGAACCGTGATGAAGCCTATCGCGATCTCATCGGACCCGGGAAGGAGTTCGCCACTCCCGAGGATTACATCCGGGACTCGATCATCAATCCAAACAGCCATATCGTCCGTCCCTTCAAGGCGGGTCAGATGCCGACCTTCCGGGGACAGCTCGATGAGCGCGCGATCGACGCGCTGATCGGGATGATCAAGAATGTCGAAGAGTTCGATCCACGCACGGGCAGGTGGCTGAAGGAAGCCACGGAGCAGAAGTGATGACCGCCATCAATGTCAATAACGACGCCGTTCTGGATCACACCGCGTCGGGCGACAACTATCTCACGCACACGCGCGGCTTCCTGAGCTGGGCGTTCACCCTCGATCACAAGCGGATCGGGGTCATGTACATGGTCGCCGTCCTGGTGTCGTTCCTCGGAGGCGGCATCTTCGCGCTGCTCCTTCGGACGGAACTCCTCAGCCCGGCGCCGGTGCTGACGGACAATCCCACCACCTACAACATCTGGTTCACCCTGCACGGGGCGATCATGGTGTTCCTGGTGATCATCCCGAGCATTCCGGCGGCCCTCGGGAACTTTGTTCTGCCCATCATGCTCGGGGCGAAGGATGTCGCCTTCCCAAGGCTCAATCTCTTCAGCTTCTGGCTCTGGCTCGCCGGCGCCGCCTGCGCGGTCCTTTCGCTGCTGATGGGTCAGTTCGACACGGGTTGGACCTTCTATGTGCCGTACTCGACCACCACCGACCTCGGCGGCGTGGTGCCGGTCGTCGTGGGCGTCTTCATTCTCGGCTTCAGCTCGATCTTCACCGGCATGAACTTCGTGGTCACGATCCACAAGCTCAGGCCGCCCGGCATGACCTGGTTCCGCATGCCGCTCTTCCTCTGGGCGCTCTACTCGACCGCGCTCATCCAGGTGCTGGCGACCCCGGTGCTGGCCATCACGCTCTTGCTCCTCATCGTCGAGCGGACCGTCGGCATCGGCATCTTCGATCCCATGCTTGGCGGCGACCCGGTGCTCTTCCAGCACTTTTTCTGGTTCTACAGTCACCCCGCCGTCTACATCATGATCCTGCCGGCGATGGGCATCATCAGCGAGCTCTTCGCCGTGCACTCCCATCGCCACATCTTCGGCTACCGCTTCATCGCGTACAGCTCGGTGGCGATCGCGATCTTCAGCTTCCTCGTGTGGGGCCACCACATGTTCGTCTCGGGCCAGTCGGCGCTGCTGAATGTGCTCTTCTCGGCGATCAGCTTCAGCGTGGCCATCCCGAGCGCCGTGAAGGTGTTCAACTGGACCGCGACGCTCTACAAGGGCTCGATCAGTCTCACGACGCCGATGTTCTACGCCTTGGCGTTCCTGGTGCTCTTCACCATCGGCGGCTTGACGGGCCTGCACCTCGCCACGCTCAACACCGATGTCCACCTCCACGACACCTATTTCGTGGTGGCGCACTTCCACTATGTGATGATGGGCTCGGCCCTGATCGCCATGATCGGCGGCCTGCACCACTGGTGGCCGAAGATGACCGGCCGCATGTACAGCGAGACGCTCGGAAGCCTCGCGTGCATCATCATCTTCATCGGCTTCAACATCACCTTCTTCACGCAGTTCATGCTCGGCAGCCACGGCATGCCGCGGCGTTACTACACCTACCAGCCCGAGTTCCAGACCTACCATGTGATCTCGACGATCGGTGCGTATGTCATGGCCTTCGGGTTCCTGGTGACGGCGTACTGCCTTCTCTCGAGCCTCTGGTTCGGGCGTCGCGCACCGGCGAACCCCTGGGGTGGTCGAAGCCTCGAGTGGCAGTGCTCGAGCCCGCCTCCGCATGACAACTTCCCCTCGCAGCCGAGGGTCGGTGACTGCTACGACTTCTCCTGCGTCGTCTGGAACGAGGAAGAGGGCGGCTATGTCGTCGATCGAAGTCTTGACCCCGAGTTGAACCCGAATGCCCCGAAGCGGGCGGGGGCGCATTGACCGTGAGCACCATCTCCGCAGGCCCATCCTCACACGGACACGATGACGGCCACGCCGACGGGCATGGCCACGATCATCCGCCGTTCCTCGCGCATCACTTCGAGACGCCCCAGCAGCAGTTCGACAGCGCGAAGCTCGGCATGTGGCTCTTTCTTGCCACGGAAGTGCTCTTCTTCGGCGGTCTCTTCGTGGCCTATGCCGTCCTCAGGGTGCGCTTCCCCGAGGTCTTCAGCTACGCCAGTCTCTACCTCGACACGATCCTGGGCGGGATCAACACGACGGTGCTGATTCTCTCCAGCCTGACGATGGCGCTCGCGGTGCGATACGCGCAGACCGGTCGCAAGTCGGCGATGCTCCTCTGCCTTTGGCTCACGCTCGCCGGTGCCGCGGGCTTCATGGTCATCAAGTACTTCGAGTACCAGCACAAGTTGGAAGTCAACCTGAAGTGGGGCACGGCGTTCTATGTTCCGCCCGATTCCGCGGATGGGCGCGAGGAGATGAAGGCGCTGGCCACGCCACTGCCGCCTCCGCCGCCACTGGTCGTCACTGATCCGACCGCAACCGCGCTGCCGGTGCTGGCAGAGATGCCTCCCGTGGACCAGGCGGCGATCAGGCCCGCGGCTCAGGCGCCGACGGGCCTCGCCTCGCCGCGACGCATGGCCGAGGCCGAGGGGATCAGGACGGTCGCCACCGAGCCGGACAAGGCCGCGGCGTTCCATCTTGAGGATCCCAGGCTTCCGCCGAATACACACCTCTTCTTCGCGATCTACTACGCGATGACAGGACTGCACGGCGTCCATGTCGTGATCGGCGGCTTCATGCTCGTCTGGCTCATCTGGCGCGGCATGCGCGGAGACTTCGGGCCGCAGTACTACACGCCCGTCGATGTGGGCGGCCTCTACTGGCATGTGGTTGATCTTGTCTGGATCTTCCTCTTCCCGCTCTTCTATCTCATCCACTGACGGCCTCGGAACAGCCATGGCGAATCCATCCGCGTCTCACGCTCATCACCACGGCGCCCACGGCGAAGCTCATCCGCTCGTCGGCCATCTCGTGCCCATGAGCACGCTTCTGGGTACGGCCGCCGCACTCATCGTGCTGACCGTCATCACGGTCGCCGTCCGGTACATCGATGTCGGTGAGTTCAACATTCACATTGCGATCGGCATCGCGGTGATCAAGGCGACGCTGGTGGCGCTCTTCTTCATGCACTTGCGCTGGGATCGCCCCTTCAACCTGCTGATGTTCGTCGCCTGCGTTCTCTTCGTGGTGCTGATGATGGCCTTCACGGTCATGGACTCCGTCCAGTACAAGAACCTCCAGTTCGGCGGCAATCCTCCCGCGGTGCAGAAGACGCTCGAAGCGGCGGCGCCAGGGGCGCCGGTCGCGCGCTTCCACCAGTTCACCCCGTGATCGATCGGCGTCCTGGCGACGCGACGCTCGCGCGGAAGGGGCGTTGACGGCGTGGCCATCAAGACCGAACGCTTCATCGATCCCTTCGATTCATCATCGGAGCGTCGCAGCGCGTGGCGCTTCGGCATGTGGCTCTTCGTCGTGGTCGTGGGCATGGTCTTTGCTTCGGCCATCCTGGGGTACATGGTGGTGCGCCTCGGTGAAGGCGTCGGAGCGGAGTGGCGCCCGCCGGGTGCGCCGGGAGTTCCCCGCCTCTTCGTCATGTCGACGCTGCTGGTCGGGCTGATCAGCGCCGCGCATGTGATGGCGCTACGCGCAGCTCGGAGCGGCACGGCGCTTGGTGCCGGGCGCTGGATGATGACGGCCTCGATCGGTGCGCTCCTCTTCCTGGTCGTCCAGGTGATCGCCTGGTGGGAGCTGATCGCCGCGAATCTGCGCATGGATGCGTCGCTCTATGCCTACACGCTCTTCGTCCTCACCGGCCTTCACGCGCTTCATGTGATCGGCGGCATGCCCTCTCTGGCGCTGACCACGCATCGCGCCATGCAGGGGCGCTATCGCGCCGACGACACCGTCGGCATCGAGCTCTCGGGGCTCTACTGGCACACGCTCGCCATCGCGTGGATCGCTCTTTACGCCGTGCTCTGGTTCGGAAGCTGAGAGCGCCTCACCGCGACGGATCGGCCGCCGCGCTCTCCTCGGGGCGCGTGATGACCTCGATCTGCGCGTCGGGGTGGAAGGCGCGCCACACGAACCAGAGCGACGGAACAGTCATGAGCGGGTCGCCGTCAAACGGCTCAAGGCGAGCGCCCGCAGGCTCTCCCGGTGCGTGCGCGGCGGTCACCTCCGCGCGAAGTCGCAGACCGTCGACCTCGATCTCGCCCGAGTCGCTCCGCCCGAGCGCCACGCGAATGCGCTCGGTCGGCAGCACCATCCATTTCGAGGCGTCGCGCGGGTCGCGGAGCGCGACCACGGGTGCCTTGCGGGCGAGGGCCGGCGTCTCCTGCGGCGATGATGGCGCCGGCGGCATGGGAAAGAGAAAGGAGTTGTTCGTGAAGTAGCGCGTGTAGCTGGTGCTCGCGTAGCGACGCCCGAGCGCGGGATCACCATCGATGATCTCGCTGTGGGGGTGGCGAGCAAGCCACGCCGCCCAGGTGGTGATGACAACGCCGGGCAGTGGTTCGAGCGGCGTTCCCGCAAGTGGTCCAGCAATCGCTTCCATCGAGAGCTGGCCCCACAGGCTGGGAGACTCCGTGTCGCGGTCATAGAACACCAGGTTCGATCGATCGAGCAGACCGCTCACGCCGAACCGCCGCGTGCGCTCCCCGATGCGTCGGGAGAAGACCGCTGCGGCATCACCCAGCGGGCTGTAGGTGACCACGATCGGCACTCCGGCGATCTCGTCATTCACCACTTCGTGACCATTGAGCACGCGAAGCGGATACGCGCGGGCGATGCCATCCACCACCACGCCGAGCACCCGGTCCGTGCTGACCACGAGCTTGCGGCGCCGCTGCGTGTTGATGGTGGGAATCTCCCGGCCGTCGAGAACCACGGGATTGTCGAGCGCCGGCAATCCGTCGCGCGCCATGCCGCTGGCAACAAAGGTCTCGCGCGGCACGCGCAGGTTCGAGAGATCAAAGCCGTAGCTCTCGACCGAAGTGCCATCGCCCACGCGACCGCGCCCCGACCAGACGCCGACGAGTGACCAGAGGACGATGCCCACCACGAGCAGCAGTGCCGCGACGATGGCCCAGCCGCCGGAGGCGAAGGTCAGTCGCGCGGGCCCGCCGGGAGCAGGTGTGACGCCGCTCATGGCGCCGGCACATCAACGGCGAAGGACGACCCGCCTCGCAGCGCGGCGTGGGGACCCACTGGACCTCGGTCAGCCACCAGCAGAATGAGCAGCAAGGGCAGATAGACGATGCTGCCGATGAAGACTGCCCGCGCCGCCGCAGTCGTCCGCGAGATTCTGAAGCGAACTGCGAGCGCACTCAGCCAGAGCCCGAGCAGCAGCGAACCCGCGGCGAACCACCAGCCCGCGACACCGAACATGGTGGCGAGGAGCGCCACGGGAATGAGGAGCAGCGAGGTGAGGAGTACGATCTCCGCAGTCGTGCGCCCGCTGGCATCGAGCACGGGCAGCATGGCGAAGCCACCGCGTCGATAGTCATCGCGATAGATCCACGCGAGGGCGAAGAAGTGGGGGATCTGCCAGACGAAGAGGATGGCGCCGAGGATCCATGCGCCGGGCTCGAGGGAGCCGGTCGCCGCAGCCCAGCCGATCATGGGTGGCGTGGCGCCGGTGATCGCGCCGATCAGAGTGTTGAAGGTCGTGAGTGGCTTGAGGGGCGTGTAGAGCAGGATGTAGAGCAGGATTGTGAAGAGCGTGAGCCCCGCCGCCAGGAGGTTGCCGAAGAGGGCGACCATCGAAACGCCGAGGTACGCCGCCACGACACCGACAACGAAGACCACGACGGGTGAGACGGCGCCTGCGGGCAATGGTCGTCCGCGCGTCCGCACCATCAGGCCATCTCGTCGCGTCTCAATGAGCTGATTGAGCATCGCTGCTGCTGCGGCGGCCAGGGCCGTGCCGAGCACCGTGCCCATGAAGGCAAGCCACGCTCGGTCGGGGGTCGGCGCCGCCGCGTAGCCCACCGCCGTCGTCAAGACGACCAGCGCGCTGAGTCGCGCTTTCGAGAGCGCCGCCCACACTGAAAGGAAGCGTCGCTCGCTTCGCTGCGCATCAGCGGCGTCGAGATTGGCAGCGAGCGGCGCGGCACCAATCAGTTCCACGGTGCCATCGCGCGGCGAGCCCGGAGCTTGCATCGGCGCAGAAGTGGAGGTGGCGCTGGTCATGGGGCGGCGCAGGGGAGTTGGCGAGGCCGTCAGCGGTCGCGGAGGATGCTTAGTATAGGAATCCATGCTCTCCAATCCGACCATCCTGGTGCTTGTGGCTCTGTTTGCGGCGCTGGCCGTCCTTGCCCTCGCCTCGAGGGTGCGCGTGATCAATCTCGCGCTGGGCTTTGGAAGTGCCGTCGGCATGTGGGCCTGTGGCTACGCCGCCATGACGGCTCCAGGCTTCATCGCGGGCGAGATCATCTTCATCCTGAGTCTTCTCGTGATCGTCGCCGCGGGATTCATCGCCGCCCGTCACGGCGGGCCGCTCGCCTCCGGCATGGTCGTCGGACTTGTCTGCGCCGCCGTCAATCTGCTGGTCGTGGGTGGTCTCCTGGGCGGCAAGCCCTCAATCTCGCTCCTCGTCGAGCGCCATGGTCAGCGCGAGGAGATCCCGCTCTTCGTCATTGAACCCGAGGCGGGTCAGGCGATCGAGCTCGGTCTCCTG
The Phycisphaeraceae bacterium genome window above contains:
- a CDS encoding cbb3-type cytochrome c oxidase subunit I — its product is MTAINVNNDAVLDHTASGDNYLTHTRGFLSWAFTLDHKRIGVMYMVAVLVSFLGGGIFALLLRTELLSPAPVLTDNPTTYNIWFTLHGAIMVFLVIIPSIPAALGNFVLPIMLGAKDVAFPRLNLFSFWLWLAGAACAVLSLLMGQFDTGWTFYVPYSTTTDLGGVVPVVVGVFILGFSSIFTGMNFVVTIHKLRPPGMTWFRMPLFLWALYSTALIQVLATPVLAITLLLLIVERTVGIGIFDPMLGGDPVLFQHFFWFYSHPAVYIMILPAMGIISELFAVHSHRHIFGYRFIAYSSVAIAIFSFLVWGHHMFVSGQSALLNVLFSAISFSVAIPSAVKVFNWTATLYKGSISLTTPMFYALAFLVLFTIGGLTGLHLATLNTDVHLHDTYFVVAHFHYVMMGSALIAMIGGLHHWWPKMTGRMYSETLGSLACIIIFIGFNITFFTQFMLGSHGMPRRYYTYQPEFQTYHVISTIGAYVMAFGFLVTAYCLLSSLWFGRRAPANPWGGRSLEWQCSSPPPHDNFPSQPRVGDCYDFSCVVWNEEEGGYVVDRSLDPELNPNAPKRAGAH
- a CDS encoding cytochrome c oxidase subunit 3 family protein, translating into MSTISAGPSSHGHDDGHADGHGHDHPPFLAHHFETPQQQFDSAKLGMWLFLATEVLFFGGLFVAYAVLRVRFPEVFSYASLYLDTILGGINTTVLILSSLTMALAVRYAQTGRKSAMLLCLWLTLAGAAGFMVIKYFEYQHKLEVNLKWGTAFYVPPDSADGREEMKALATPLPPPPPLVVTDPTATALPVLAEMPPVDQAAIRPAAQAPTGLASPRRMAEAEGIRTVATEPDKAAAFHLEDPRLPPNTHLFFAIYYAMTGLHGVHVVIGGFMLVWLIWRGMRGDFGPQYYTPVDVGGLYWHVVDLVWIFLFPLFYLIH
- a CDS encoding cytochrome C oxidase subunit IV family protein, translated to MANPSASHAHHHGAHGEAHPLVGHLVPMSTLLGTAAALIVLTVITVAVRYIDVGEFNIHIAIGIAVIKATLVALFFMHLRWDRPFNLLMFVACVLFVVLMMAFTVMDSVQYKNLQFGGNPPAVQKTLEAAAPGAPVARFHQFTP
- a CDS encoding heme-copper oxidase subunit III; this translates as MAIKTERFIDPFDSSSERRSAWRFGMWLFVVVVGMVFASAILGYMVVRLGEGVGAEWRPPGAPGVPRLFVMSTLLVGLISAAHVMALRAARSGTALGAGRWMMTASIGALLFLVVQVIAWWELIAANLRMDASLYAYTLFVLTGLHALHVIGGMPSLALTTHRAMQGRYRADDTVGIELSGLYWHTLAIAWIALYAVLWFGS
- a CDS encoding DUF3179 domain-containing protein is translated as MSGVTPAPGGPARLTFASGGWAIVAALLLVVGIVLWSLVGVWSGRGRVGDGTSVESYGFDLSNLRVPRETFVASGMARDGLPALDNPVVLDGREIPTINTQRRRKLVVSTDRVLGVVVDGIARAYPLRVLNGHEVVNDEIAGVPIVVTYSPLGDAAAVFSRRIGERTRRFGVSGLLDRSNLVFYDRDTESPSLWGQLSMEAIAGPLAGTPLEPLPGVVITTWAAWLARHPHSEIIDGDPALGRRYASTSYTRYFTNNSFLFPMPPAPSSPQETPALARKAPVVALRDPRDASKWMVLPTERIRVALGRSDSGEIEVDGLRLRAEVTAAHAPGEPAGARLEPFDGDPLMTVPSLWFVWRAFHPDAQIEVITRPEESAAADPSR
- the cyoE gene encoding heme o synthase — translated: MTSATSTSAPMQAPGSPRDGTVELIGAAPLAANLDAADAQRSERRFLSVWAALSKARLSALVVLTTAVGYAAAPTPDRAWLAFMGTVLGTALAAAAAAMLNQLIETRRDGLMVRTRGRPLPAGAVSPVVVFVVGVVAAYLGVSMVALFGNLLAAGLTLFTILLYILLYTPLKPLTTFNTLIGAITGATPPMIGWAAATGSLEPGAWILGAILFVWQIPHFFALAWIYRDDYRRGGFAMLPVLDASGRTTAEIVLLTSLLLIPVALLATMFGVAGWWFAAGSLLLGLWLSALAVRFRISRTTAAARAVFIGSIVYLPLLLILLVADRGPVGPHAALRGGSSFAVDVPAP